In Yarrowia lipolytica chromosome 1F, complete sequence, a genomic segment contains:
- a CDS encoding uncharacterized protein (Compare to YALI0F07667g, similar to uniprot|P25375 Saccharomyces cerevisiae YCL057w PRD1 proteinase yscD) — protein MARRLLQVTANLSLALLPQRALLKFPHAHFHTCPTTLNMASTLPPPPTWNYTPDEVSSLTQTAIDNIKKLDDQIAAIPIEQATWENTVEPMIEQENEDKLSSKFYLLKETSPNKELREACNAAVKDVQKASIDSSMRHDVYLRVQHVFNNLEKIKKEKKLSPELVRYLEKSEQGYRRSGLALDEATRDKVSELKKRMADLTLAFSKNLADDEAFIPFTEEELEGVPKEVYSEFAKTDDGKFKMSFKYPEMFPVLEYAKSPAVRKQVFVENENRAADLNTPLMEETIAIRSQLAKLLGYRHHSDFVLDIRMAKKFETVRDFLEDLKVKLRVLGEKDYKSLLALKKQECKENDWDFDGKLHIWDVKYYNTMQIKNDLQVDQHKISQYFPLSRILSQAMAFYENLFSLRFEEVANVEAWHEDVKLYRVYKRDGPSEQFAGYIYLDLHPRPNKYGHAANFGFSPGYYTKDGKRVPPCTALVCNFTKPTATKPSLMKHNEVTTFFHELGHGIHSIVADTQTTRFHGTAVARDFVECPSQILEFWTWEPVQIKEISQHYETGEKLDDALIDSLIRSKHVNDGLFYLRQVHFASFDLAVHSRTEESPELDLQNLWNGMREEISLVGGDNEKMAGYAKFAHIMGGYDSGYYGYLWSEVFAADIYYTRFKADPMNPKAGLEYRQSILDRGGSRDEMEGLREVLGRDPNNDAFLQELGVSDRANL, from the coding sequence ATGGCACGTCGCCTTCTGCAAGTCACGGCCAATCTTTCGCTCGCTCTTCTGCCCCAAAGAGCACTACTCAAGTTCCCCCACGCGCACTTTCACACCTGCCCCACCACTCTCAACATGGCTTCCActctgcctcctcctccgaccTGGAACTACACTCCTGATGAGGTGTCTTCTCTGACGCAGACTGCCATTGACaacatcaagaagctggatgACCAGATTGCTGCCATTCCGATCGAGCAGGCCACCTGGGAAAACACCGTGGAGCCCATGATCGAGCAGGAAAACGAAGACAAGCTGTCGTCCAAATTCtatctgctcaaggagacctCGCCCAACAAGGAACTACGAGAAGCATGCAACGCTGCCGTCAAAGACGTCCAGAAGGCATCTATTGATTCCAGCATGCGACACGACGTCTACCTGCGTGTCCAGCACGTGTTCAACAacctggagaagatcaagaaggaaaagaagctGTCTCCCGAGCTGGTTCGATACCTGGAAAAGTCAGAGCAGGGCTACCGACGAAGCGGACTGGCTCTCGACGAGGCTACTCGAGACAAGGTGtctgagctcaagaagcgaatGGCAGACCTCACCCTGGCATTCTCCAAGAACCTGGCTGACGACGAGGCCTTTATTCCCttcaccgaggaggagctcgagggcgtgcccaaggaggtgtACAGCGAGTTTGCCAAGACCGATGACGGTAAGTTCAAAATGTCTTTCAAGTACCCCGAGATGTTCCCTGTCTTGGAATACGCCAAGAGCCCTGCGGTCCGAAAGcaggtgtttgtggagaaCGAGAACCGGGCTGCTGATCTCAACACTCCCctgatggaggagactATTGCTATTCGATCTCAGCTGGCAAAACTTCTGGGCTACAGACACCACTCTGACTTTGTTCTGGACATTCGAATGGCCAAGAAGTTTGAGACTGTGCGCGATTTCCTCGAGGACCTCAAGGTTAAGCTGCGAGTTCTCGGTGAGAAGGACTACAAGTCGCTgctggctctcaagaagcaggagtGCAAGGAGAATGACTGGGACTTTGACGGCAAGCTCCACATCTGGGACGTCAAGTACTACAACACTATGCAGATCAAGAACGACCTGCAGGTGGACCAACACAAGATCTCCCAGTACTTCCCTCTGAGCCGAATCTTGTCCCAGGCCATGGCCTTTTACGAGAATCTCTTTTCTCTGCGATTCGAGGAGGTTGCCAACGTCGAGGCCTGGCATGAGGACGTCAAGCTGTATCGAGTGTATAAGCGAGATGGCCCCTCTGAGCAGTTTGCCGGTTACATTTACCTGGACCTGCACCCTAGACCCAACAAGTATGGCCACGCTGCCAACTTTGGGTTCTCTCCTGGCTACTACACTAAGGACGGTAAGCGAGTGCCTCCCTGCACTGCTCTGGTTTGCAACTTCACCAAGCCCACGGCCACTAAGCCTTCTCTGATGAAGCACAATGAGGTGACCACCTTTTTCCACGAGCTTGGTCATGGAATTCACTCCATTGTTGCCGACACTCAGACCACTCGGTTCCACGGCACTGCGGTGGCTCGAGATTTTGTTGAGTGCCCCTCTCAGATTCTCGAGTTCTGGACCTGGGAGCCTGtgcagatcaaggagatttCCCAGCACTACGAGACCggcgagaagctggacgaCGCTCTGATCGACTCACTGATCCGATCCAAGCATGTCAACGATGGTCTTTTCTATCTGCGACAGGTACATTTCGCCTCGTTTGATCTGGCTGTTCACTCTCGAACCGAAGAGTCTCCTGAGCTCGATCTGCAGAACCTGTGGAACGGAATGCGAGAGGAGATTTCCCTGGTTGGAGGCGACAACGAGAAGATGGCGGGATACGCCAAGTTTGCCCACATTATGGGCGGCTACGACTCCGGCTACTACGGCTACCTGTGGTCCGAGGTGTTTGCTGCTGACATCTACTACACTCGGTTCAAGGCCGATCCCATGAACCCCAAGGCT
- a CDS encoding uncharacterized protein (Compare to YALI0F07645g, no similarity), with translation MKRASLRQWRGLQRSLTRRLSSQNVAIQSFSRQKHPATLLLQTVMWGGLALGTSAVAWTVWHEKSEVFVPLHVGKSVRTPNEKLDGIDLSQIKHRIVERALEKLAVEQEVGLAMGVPVQMKHVINMDSRIVTNGPTLNGVCISKTFPYVHWACRGINLDKPKPDVIFQEETAKPKEEKDEPLFPEPPKHLSAQMELEIEGPKVAHATITFTAQYDLQEGDYKDPLMTPTYSSYLAAKPCVSLSNGVLRYEDRHGHEQILRVW, from the coding sequence atGAAGCGGGCTTCGTTACGGCAATGGCGGGGTTTGCAGAGAAGCCTGACTCGCCGCCTGTCGTCACAGAACGTGGCTATCCAATCGTTTTCGCGCCAGAAACATCCCGCCACCCTCCTGCTACAAACGGTGATGTGGGGAGGGCTGGCTCTGGGAACGTCAGCTGTGGCGTGGACCGTGTGGCACGAAAAGTCggaggtgtttgtgccTCTTCACGTGGGCAAGTCGGTGCGCACGCCCAACGAAAAGCTCGACGGTATTGATCTGTCGCAGATCAAACATCGCATTGTGGAGCGGGCTCTAGAGAAGCTCGCAGTGGAGCAGGAGGTTGGGCTGGCTATGGGTGTGCCTGTGCAGATGAAACATGTCATCAATATGGACTCTCGCATTGTCACCAATGGCCCGACTCTCAATGGCGTGTGCATCAGCAAGACCTTCCCATACGTGCATTGGGCGTGTCGAGGCATCAATCTGGACAAGCCCAAACCGGACGTTATTTTCCAGGAGGAAACGGCCAAacccaaggaggaaaaagacGAGCCGCTGTTTCCAGAGCCTCCCAAACATCTGAGTGCCCAAATGGAGCTGGAAATCGAGGGTCCCAAGGTCGCCCACGCCACAATCACCTTCACGGCGCAGTACGATCTGCAGGAAGGGGACTACAAGGACCCGTTGATGACCCCCACGTACTCGTCGTACCTGGCGGCCAAACCGTGTGTCTCATTGAGCAATGGAGTTTTACGGTACGAAGATCGTCACGGCCACGAGCAGATTTTAAGAGTGTGGTAA